A genomic segment from Pseudomonas sp. M30-35 encodes:
- a CDS encoding PLP-dependent aspartate aminotransferase family protein, which yields MSQDKAKFSTQVIHAGDQSSYADNAIFPAIVTASSFVQRGLDEPSEYAYSRVSNPTRHAYETCIAQLEGGCGAVACASGMAATSTVFELLEKDAHVIVMAGVYGGTFRLLNDYRSRTSGLTVSYVDLNDLEALAASSTEKTQLIWIETPTNPILQLVDIAPVAAFAREHGILTCVDNTFCSPWNQRPIESGVDLVMHSASKYIGGHSDLIGGVVVAANEDLFKRLRNISMAIGAVQGPFDCYLALRGLKTLDVRMERQCSNALNVAQFLSQHPQVEAVFYPGLPSHPQYALGQRQMRSGGAVVSLRLKADRAGTARFIEQLSIFVLADSLGGVESMINHSYSMSHCSLSHEQKAAFGITENLLRLSIGIEHADDLVADLQRGFAAVLPEKAEL from the coding sequence ATGAGCCAGGACAAAGCCAAATTCTCTACTCAGGTGATCCACGCCGGTGACCAGTCGAGCTATGCCGATAATGCTATTTTCCCGGCGATTGTTACCGCCAGCTCATTTGTTCAGCGAGGCCTTGATGAGCCCAGCGAGTACGCTTACAGCCGGGTCAGCAACCCCACACGTCATGCTTATGAGACCTGCATCGCCCAGCTTGAGGGCGGCTGTGGCGCCGTGGCGTGCGCCTCCGGCATGGCCGCGACGTCTACTGTGTTCGAGTTGCTGGAAAAAGATGCCCACGTCATCGTTATGGCAGGCGTTTATGGCGGCACCTTTCGCTTGCTTAACGATTACCGCAGCAGAACCTCTGGCTTGACCGTCAGCTATGTCGACCTCAACGATCTTGAAGCGCTGGCTGCCAGCAGCACCGAGAAGACTCAACTGATCTGGATCGAAACCCCAACCAACCCAATTCTGCAGCTGGTCGATATTGCCCCGGTGGCCGCGTTCGCCCGTGAGCACGGGATTCTTACCTGCGTCGACAACACCTTTTGCTCGCCCTGGAATCAGCGACCAATTGAGTCTGGGGTTGATCTGGTCATGCACTCGGCGAGCAAATACATTGGTGGCCATTCCGACCTGATTGGCGGTGTGGTGGTGGCGGCCAACGAGGACCTGTTCAAGCGCCTGCGCAACATCAGCATGGCGATTGGTGCAGTGCAGGGGCCGTTTGATTGCTACTTGGCCTTGCGGGGCTTGAAGACGCTGGATGTGCGCATGGAACGCCAATGCAGCAATGCGCTGAACGTCGCGCAGTTTCTCAGCCAGCACCCGCAGGTTGAGGCGGTGTTTTATCCAGGGCTGCCGAGCCATCCGCAATACGCCCTTGGCCAACGGCAAATGCGCAGCGGCGGCGCGGTGGTGTCATTGCGTTTGAAGGCCGATCGCGCAGGCACCGCACGGTTTATCGAGCAACTGTCGATCTTCGTCCTGGCGGATTCGCTGGGCGGGGTTGAAAGCATGATCAATCATTCCTACAGCATGTCGCATTGCTCGCTGAGCCATGAGCAAAAAGCGGCGTTTGGGATTACCGAGAACCTGCTGCGACTGTCGATCGGTATCGAGCATGCCGATGATCTAGTTGCAGATCTGCAGCGAGGTTTTGCTGCGGTTTTACCCGAGAAGGCAGAACTATAA
- a CDS encoding Na+/H+ antiporter NhaC family protein, translating to MTDYGIWSIMPPLLTIFLAVFTRQVILSLVAGVVAGFLVLSDFHIGPALVGSAQGLVDVFKSDGAVKTLLFGLMVGAIIHLARITGGMASLVKLLTDRERVVKGPISTQLLGMAIATLIFIESNLSLLTAGTVTSGLASKYRVSREQMAYVIQGTGLSVWSSILFNGWGAAMMGVIALQVGKGFVSGEPFSILANSMLYNVYAWASIGFVLLSIFSRFSFAGMRRANERAAQGIELREGAIPLMAEFDEESVREPSTHSVWNLLLPLLAMIISVPIGLYITGDGQLSKGSGSTAVLWGVLSGQLVGAVQYLLIKRIFTLDEYFRELLAGYQSMIPLTVVMTLAFMIGNISGDLNVGGYLAHHINDYVPAGLSAAFVFVVACGISLSTGTSWGTFAIMIPIGIQIAAATGVDPYPLIGAAISGSIFGDSISPISDTGIVTSMATRNDHIDHINTQLPYGLAAGAVALLFFIGVGLL from the coding sequence ATGACGGATTACGGTATCTGGTCAATCATGCCGCCGCTGCTGACGATTTTTTTAGCAGTGTTCACTCGCCAAGTAATCCTGTCGCTGGTTGCCGGTGTTGTTGCCGGTTTTCTGGTGCTCTCGGATTTCCACATAGGCCCAGCATTGGTAGGTTCCGCGCAGGGTCTGGTTGATGTATTCAAATCTGATGGTGCGGTTAAGACCTTGCTGTTTGGCTTGATGGTCGGCGCGATTATCCACTTGGCCCGCATCACCGGCGGCATGGCCAGCCTGGTCAAGTTGCTGACTGATCGCGAGCGTGTGGTGAAAGGCCCAATCAGCACGCAACTGCTGGGTATGGCCATCGCGACCTTGATCTTCATCGAGAGCAATTTGTCGCTGCTGACCGCAGGTACTGTGACCAGCGGCTTGGCCAGCAAGTACCGGGTTTCGCGTGAGCAAATGGCTTATGTGATCCAAGGCACGGGGCTTAGCGTGTGGTCGTCGATTCTGTTCAACGGCTGGGGCGCGGCAATGATGGGTGTCATCGCATTGCAGGTAGGCAAGGGCTTTGTCAGTGGCGAGCCGTTTAGCATCCTCGCCAATTCGATGCTTTACAACGTCTACGCCTGGGCGTCGATTGGCTTTGTCCTGCTGAGCATCTTCAGCCGTTTCTCATTTGCCGGTATGCGCCGGGCAAACGAGCGGGCGGCGCAAGGTATTGAGTTGCGTGAAGGCGCGATTCCGTTGATGGCTGAGTTTGATGAAGAGTCGGTGCGTGAACCGAGCACGCACAGCGTGTGGAATCTGCTGCTGCCGCTGTTGGCGATGATTATCAGCGTGCCCATTGGTTTGTATATCACCGGTGATGGACAGCTGAGCAAGGGTTCTGGCTCGACGGCCGTGCTTTGGGGCGTGCTCAGCGGTCAACTCGTCGGCGCGGTGCAGTACTTGCTGATCAAGCGGATTTTCACCCTTGATGAGTACTTTCGTGAGCTGCTGGCGGGGTATCAGTCAATGATCCCGCTGACGGTGGTGATGACCTTGGCATTTATGATCGGCAATATCAGTGGCGACCTCAACGTCGGTGGTTATCTGGCGCATCACATTAATGACTACGTGCCAGCCGGTTTGTCTGCCGCCTTCGTGTTTGTTGTGGCATGCGGTATTTCGCTGTCGACCGGCACATCCTGGGGCACCTTCGCGATCATGATTCCGATTGGAATCCAGATTGCTGCGGCGACTGGCGTTGACCCTTATCCACTGATTGGCGCGGCGATTTCAGGGTCTATCTTTGGTGACTCGATTTCACCGATCAGCGACACCGGTATCGTCACCTCGATGGCCACGCGTAACGATCACATCGACCACATCAATACCCAACTGCCTTATGGCTTAGCGGCCGGTGCGGTGGCGCTGTTGTTCTTTATTGGTGTCGGCCTTCTATAA
- a CDS encoding TIGR03862 family flavoprotein, which produces MTPNSTDPARHVAIIGGGPAGLMAAEVLGMAGVRVDLFDAMPSVGRKFLLAGVGGMNITHSEAKPAFIQRYAERSGEIGQLLTTFDADALRSWIHDLGIETFVGTSGRVFPTDMKAAPLLRAWLKRLREHNVSIHTRHRWLGWTEDGQLRMKNTEGEFQFAPDATLLALGGASWSRLGSDGAWVELLQNRGVEISPLQPSNCGFEVAGWSPFLQDKFAGSPLKNISLNLADETPRQGEFVLTAKGIEGSLVYALSAKIRQQINQHGSATVYLDLLPHSTINTLEKTLSKPRGSHSMAKHLHRQVNIDGVKAGLLRELTAAEVFQNPARLAQAIKALPITLVQPRPLDEAISTAGGVPFAELNQQLMLNQLPGIFCAGEMLDWEAPTGGYLLTACFATGRQAGLGMLDWLHSPL; this is translated from the coding sequence ATGACGCCGAATTCCACTGACCCTGCCCGACACGTCGCCATTATTGGTGGAGGTCCGGCTGGCTTGATGGCGGCTGAAGTTCTGGGGATGGCTGGGGTCAGAGTTGACCTGTTTGATGCCATGCCTTCAGTGGGACGCAAGTTCCTGCTGGCGGGTGTCGGCGGCATGAACATCACACATTCGGAAGCCAAACCTGCGTTTATCCAGCGCTACGCTGAACGCAGCGGGGAAATCGGTCAGTTACTCACAACATTTGATGCCGATGCATTGCGCAGTTGGATTCACGACCTGGGTATCGAGACCTTTGTCGGCACCTCGGGCCGGGTATTCCCGACTGATATGAAAGCCGCGCCGCTGCTGCGCGCTTGGCTCAAACGCCTGCGTGAGCACAATGTCAGCATCCACACTCGCCACCGTTGGCTTGGCTGGACCGAGGATGGCCAGCTACGCATGAAGAACACAGAGGGCGAGTTTCAATTTGCGCCTGACGCAACGTTGCTGGCACTTGGTGGCGCCAGTTGGTCGCGCTTGGGTTCTGATGGGGCCTGGGTTGAGCTGCTGCAAAACCGCGGCGTTGAAATCAGCCCCTTGCAACCGAGCAACTGTGGTTTTGAGGTGGCCGGCTGGAGCCCGTTTCTACAGGACAAATTTGCCGGTTCACCGCTGAAAAACATCAGCCTGAACTTAGCGGATGAAACACCACGCCAAGGGGAGTTTGTACTGACGGCCAAGGGCATCGAAGGCAGCTTGGTGTATGCGCTTTCAGCAAAAATTCGCCAGCAGATCAACCAGCACGGCAGCGCCACGGTTTACCTCGACCTACTGCCGCACAGCACTATCAATACCTTGGAAAAAACCCTGAGCAAGCCACGAGGTTCACACTCAATGGCCAAGCACCTGCATCGGCAGGTCAATATAGACGGGGTTAAAGCAGGTCTGCTGCGTGAGCTGACTGCTGCCGAGGTATTCCAGAACCCGGCGCGTCTGGCCCAGGCAATTAAAGCCTTGCCGATTACCTTGGTTCAACCCCGACCGTTGGATGAAGCCATCAGCACCGCTGGCGGCGTACCGTTTGCCGAGCTTAATCAACAGTTGATGCTCAACCAACTGCCCGGCATATTCTGCGCGGGTGAGATGCTCGACTGGGAAGCGCCAACCGGCGGCTACCTGCTCACCGCCTGCTTCGCCACTGGCCGACAAGCAGGCTTGGGTATGCTCGACTGGCTGCACAGCCCGTTATAG
- a CDS encoding histone deacetylase: MRLPLVYHPDYSPEFPVEHRFPMEKFRLLHQHLIDSGVVSDSELQRPELCPNEVLALAHCPDYIERYMSGELPHADQRRLGLPWSAALAQRTVRAVGGSILTAELALKHGMACHLAGGTHHAHYDHPAGFCIFNDLAVISHYLLEAGKVQRVLIFDCDVHQGDGTARLLADTPEAITVSLHCEKNFPARKAQSDWDIPLPMGMGDSDYLQVVDDALNYLLPLYQPDIVLYDAGVDVHKDDALGYLKLTDQGVAARDEAVLRHCVGRDIPVMGVIGGGYDKDRKALAARHGILHHSATRVWAERM, encoded by the coding sequence ATGCGCCTACCGCTGGTCTATCACCCCGACTACAGCCCGGAGTTTCCTGTGGAGCACCGCTTCCCCATGGAAAAATTCCGGCTGCTGCATCAGCACCTGATCGACAGCGGCGTGGTGAGCGACAGTGAATTGCAGCGCCCAGAACTCTGCCCCAATGAGGTTTTGGCATTAGCCCATTGCCCAGATTACATCGAGCGCTACATGAGCGGTGAGTTGCCCCATGCCGACCAACGCCGACTCGGTTTACCTTGGAGTGCAGCACTGGCGCAGCGCACGGTCCGCGCCGTTGGCGGCTCGATTCTAACCGCTGAACTGGCGCTCAAGCATGGCATGGCTTGCCACCTGGCTGGCGGCACGCACCATGCGCACTATGATCACCCGGCTGGTTTTTGCATCTTCAATGACCTCGCGGTGATCAGCCATTACCTGCTCGAAGCGGGCAAAGTACAACGTGTATTGATCTTTGATTGCGACGTACACCAGGGCGACGGCACCGCACGTTTGCTAGCCGATACGCCAGAAGCAATCACCGTATCGCTGCACTGTGAAAAAAATTTTCCGGCACGCAAAGCCCAAAGCGACTGGGACATTCCATTGCCGATGGGCATGGGCGACAGTGACTACCTGCAAGTGGTCGATGACGCCCTGAATTACTTGTTGCCGCTGTATCAGCCCGACATTGTGCTGTACGACGCCGGGGTCGATGTGCATAAAGATGATGCATTGGGCTATCTAAAACTCACCGATCAAGGCGTCGCTGCGCGTGATGAAGCGGTATTGCGCCACTGCGTTGGCCGCGACATTCCGGTGATGGGCGTCATTGGTGGTGGCTACGACAAAGACCGCAAGGCGCTCGCGGCGCGTCACGGCATCCTGCATCACAGCGCCACACGTGTTTGGGCTGAGCGCATGTAA
- a CDS encoding GNAT family N-acetyltransferase: MSELRELQTQRLILRPWRENDLPAFAAMNANPEVMRHFPACMSGEESDALAQRIIQHFADYSFGQWVVERAAQPGLIGVVGLQHVNFAAAFTPAVEVGWRLDSNHWRQGYALEAAQAVLRHGFTELELEQIVAFTVPANTASQALMRRLHMQRDPLADFEHPRLPVEHPLRQHVLYRLTREQWQQTHE; the protein is encoded by the coding sequence ATGAGCGAGCTGAGAGAGCTGCAAACACAACGATTAATCCTGCGTCCGTGGCGCGAGAATGATCTGCCTGCGTTCGCGGCAATGAATGCCAACCCAGAGGTCATGCGCCACTTTCCAGCGTGCATGAGCGGCGAAGAAAGTGATGCGCTGGCGCAGCGAATTATCCAGCACTTTGCCGATTATAGCTTTGGCCAGTGGGTGGTTGAACGCGCGGCTCAACCGGGATTGATAGGTGTTGTCGGTTTGCAGCATGTCAACTTTGCAGCGGCATTTACCCCGGCAGTTGAAGTCGGCTGGCGACTGGATTCGAATCACTGGCGTCAAGGTTATGCACTGGAGGCGGCACAGGCGGTACTGCGCCATGGTTTCACTGAACTAGAGCTTGAACAGATCGTCGCGTTTACCGTACCGGCAAACACTGCATCGCAAGCATTGATGCGGCGTTTGCATATGCAGCGCGATCCGCTTGCTGACTTTGAGCATCCGCGTCTACCGGTCGAGCATCCGTTGCGTCAGCATGTGCTTTATCGGCTTACGCGTGAACAGTGGCAGCAAACCCATGAGTGA
- a CDS encoding SagB/ThcOx family dehydrogenase, with translation MSDLVRAYHQLSKHQPGHFAPGPGQLEWATQPAPFRRYNRARLIELWHRPYEESPAYDSAFSESAQPPAELNLASISQLFYDSLAVSAWKQAGATRWALRVNPSSGNLHPTEAYALIPAGTLESSALLVHYAPDAHALEVRSELPAALAEQFHCALPAGGFLLGLSSIAWREAWKYGERAYRYCNHDLGHALAALAIAANVQGWQVRMLHAVAEEQLDAVLGLDRHGFAEAEHADCLLWVGPAVTAEFPLPATLLHGLSALELAGTPNRLSRQYRNWPELPRVQALCRAPALPAADWQAGEGRMHADNPGLPLRPILHRRRSAQSMDGKTGIHVELLLAWLRRLMPHNSPVPFATMGEPAQVDLLIFVHRVQGLQPGLYWLARVTGEVETGLRGDFSWQRVDNQLPLYRLLEGDARELAEFLSCSQDIASDGCVAMAMLARFDTALAAGQWRYPRLYWECGQIGQVLYLEAEAAGLSATGIGCYFDDAVHELLGLADTRWQSLYHFTLGKAVWDERLTALPAYPTLRLPAAASGKERFDE, from the coding sequence ATGAGTGATCTCGTCAGGGCTTATCACCAGCTCAGTAAGCACCAACCCGGTCACTTTGCACCTGGCCCCGGTCAGTTGGAATGGGCCACGCAGCCCGCGCCGTTTCGCCGCTACAACCGTGCGCGACTGATTGAGTTGTGGCATCGCCCATATGAGGAGTCACCTGCGTATGACAGCGCCTTCAGTGAGTCGGCACAGCCACCTGCCGAGCTTAATCTGGCAAGTATCTCGCAGCTGTTTTATGACAGCCTGGCGGTGTCCGCGTGGAAGCAGGCGGGCGCCACGCGCTGGGCGTTGCGGGTTAATCCATCGTCCGGCAATTTACACCCGACCGAGGCCTATGCGCTGATTCCGGCAGGCACGCTTGAGTCGTCTGCCTTGCTCGTGCATTACGCGCCGGATGCGCACGCATTGGAGGTACGCAGCGAGTTGCCTGCAGCGCTTGCTGAACAGTTTCACTGTGCATTGCCTGCGGGTGGGTTTCTATTGGGTTTGAGCAGTATTGCCTGGCGCGAGGCATGGAAGTACGGCGAGCGCGCTTACCGTTACTGCAATCATGACCTTGGCCACGCATTGGCGGCGCTGGCGATAGCGGCAAATGTGCAGGGCTGGCAAGTACGCATGCTGCATGCCGTTGCAGAGGAACAACTCGATGCAGTGCTGGGGTTGGACCGCCACGGTTTTGCCGAAGCGGAGCACGCAGATTGCCTGTTGTGGGTTGGCCCAGCGGTAACCGCTGAATTCCCGCTACCTGCAACCTTGCTGCACGGCTTGTCTGCGCTCGAACTGGCTGGAACGCCGAATCGTTTGTCGCGCCAATACCGCAACTGGCCGGAGTTGCCGCGCGTACAGGCGCTGTGCCGTGCACCAGCATTGCCGGCCGCTGACTGGCAAGCCGGGGAGGGGCGCATGCACGCAGATAATCCGGGATTGCCGCTGCGTCCGATTTTGCACCGCAGGCGCAGCGCTCAATCCATGGATGGCAAAACCGGTATCCATGTTGAGTTACTGTTGGCCTGGTTGCGTCGTCTTATGCCGCACAACTCGCCCGTGCCGTTCGCCACGATGGGTGAGCCCGCTCAGGTCGATTTATTAATCTTTGTTCATCGGGTGCAGGGCTTGCAACCGGGGCTCTACTGGTTAGCACGCGTGACCGGCGAGGTTGAAACTGGCTTACGTGGAGATTTTAGCTGGCAGCGCGTGGATAATCAGCTGCCGCTGTATCGCTTGCTGGAAGGTGATGCCCGTGAGCTGGCTGAGTTTTTATCCTGCTCGCAAGATATCGCCAGCGATGGTTGTGTGGCCATGGCTATGCTCGCGCGTTTTGATACTGCGCTGGCGGCAGGCCAGTGGCGCTATCCGCGCTTGTATTGGGAATGCGGTCAGATAGGCCAGGTATTGTATTTAGAGGCAGAGGCTGCAGGGCTATCTGCGACGGGTATCGGCTGTTATTTCGACGATGCTGTGCATGAATTACTGGGCTTGGCCGACACCCGCTGGCAAAGTCTCTACCATTTCACCTTGGGTAAGGCTGTTTGGGATGAGCGTTTAACTGCGCTACCCGCCTATCCAACGCTACGATTACCAGCCGCAGCAAGCGGTAAGGAGCGGTTCGATGAGTAA
- the tesB gene encoding acyl-CoA thioesterase II, translating to MSKVLDDLVALLSLETIEENLFRGVSQDLGFRQLFGGQVLGQCISAASQTMDDERHVHSMHGYFLRPGDPTLPIVYQVDRVRDGGSFSTRRVMAIQKGQPIFTCSASFQADESGFSHQIEMPDIPGPEELASETELAQQVAHLLPERMRERALSDKPIDIRPVTVGNPFNPEVTEPVKYVWFKADGTLPESPALHKYILGYASDFNLLTTSMLPHGISVWQKFMQVASLDHSLWFHCNLRMDDWLLYAMDSPWAGNARGFARGSVFNRQGKLVASVAQEGLIRLREDWK from the coding sequence ATGAGTAAAGTTCTTGATGATTTGGTGGCGTTGCTGAGCCTCGAAACCATTGAAGAAAACCTGTTTCGCGGTGTGAGCCAGGATCTGGGATTTCGTCAGTTGTTTGGTGGCCAAGTACTCGGTCAGTGCATCTCTGCGGCGAGCCAGACCATGGATGATGAGCGGCATGTGCATTCGATGCACGGCTATTTCCTGCGCCCGGGTGATCCAACCTTGCCGATTGTCTATCAGGTCGATCGCGTGCGTGATGGCGGCAGCTTTAGCACGCGCCGCGTCATGGCGATTCAAAAGGGCCAGCCAATCTTCACCTGCAGCGCCTCATTTCAGGCGGACGAGTCAGGCTTTAGTCATCAGATCGAAATGCCGGATATTCCAGGCCCAGAAGAGTTGGCGTCGGAGACTGAACTGGCGCAGCAAGTGGCGCACTTGCTGCCCGAGCGGATGCGTGAGCGAGCGCTGAGTGACAAGCCAATCGATATTCGCCCGGTTACCGTCGGCAATCCGTTCAACCCGGAAGTTACTGAGCCGGTTAAGTATGTCTGGTTCAAGGCTGATGGTACGTTGCCAGAGAGCCCGGCGCTGCATAAGTACATTCTTGGCTATGCCTCGGACTTCAATCTGTTGACCACCTCGATGCTGCCGCATGGTATTTCGGTGTGGCAAAAGTTCATGCAGGTGGCCAGCCTAGATCATTCCTTGTGGTTTCACTGCAATCTGCGCATGGACGACTGGTTGCTTTATGCAATGGACAGCCCGTGGGCGGGTAACGCCCGTGGTTTCGCCCGCGGCAGCGTGTTCAACCGGCAGGGCAAGCTGGTTGCCTCGGTTGCTCAGGAAGGTTTGATACGTCTGCGTGAAGACTGGAAATGA
- a CDS encoding HAD family hydrolase — MSLHTAQHWVFDMDGTLTLAVHDFEAIKRELDIPLEQDILHHLAALPIAEAKAKHAWLLEHERELALNARPAPGAVELLRELSERGYQLGILTRNAHELALLTLQAIGVGDYFAAPDVIGRGEALPKPDPDGLLRLAQRWKVASTQLVMVGDYRFDLQCARAAGAYSVLVNLPSNPWPELVDHFAVDCNALLKQLTGQA, encoded by the coding sequence ATGAGCCTGCACACAGCGCAGCACTGGGTGTTCGACATGGACGGCACGCTGACGCTGGCTGTGCATGACTTCGAGGCGATCAAGCGTGAGCTGGATATTCCGCTTGAGCAAGATATTTTGCATCATCTTGCCGCGTTACCGATCGCCGAAGCCAAGGCCAAGCATGCGTGGCTACTCGAGCACGAGCGCGAATTAGCGCTTAATGCGCGGCCTGCACCCGGCGCGGTCGAGCTGCTGCGTGAGTTGTCTGAGCGTGGTTATCAACTGGGTATCCTGACCCGCAATGCCCATGAACTGGCGCTGCTGACCTTGCAGGCGATTGGGGTTGGCGACTACTTTGCGGCACCTGATGTGATCGGCCGTGGTGAAGCGCTGCCCAAGCCAGACCCGGATGGTTTGCTGCGTTTGGCGCAGCGCTGGAAGGTTGCGTCAACGCAGTTGGTGATGGTCGGTGATTACCGCTTCGACCTGCAATGCGCCCGTGCGGCTGGCGCTTACAGTGTGTTGGTTAACTTGCCGAGCAACCCTTGGCCCGAGCTGGTTGATCACTTTGCCGTGGATTGCAATGCTCTGCTCAAGCAACTTACTGGCCAGGCATGA
- a CDS encoding GNAT family N-acetyltransferase: MTLLIRKAQLDEASVISWVIITAIKQTNAKDYPAELIESLPEHFSAEQIAERMSTRDTYVALDAGVVIATASLDGMTVRSVFVLPEYQGHGAGLALMAQIETLALQRSIRKLSVPSSITAEGFYKRLGYATIREVYEGAEKIIVMTKALDP, translated from the coding sequence ATGACGTTGCTGATACGCAAGGCTCAGCTGGACGAGGCGTCAGTGATCAGCTGGGTAATCATCACTGCGATCAAGCAAACCAATGCCAAGGATTACCCCGCTGAACTAATCGAGTCGTTACCTGAGCATTTTTCTGCTGAACAAATCGCAGAGCGCATGTCGACGCGAGACACCTATGTCGCCCTGGACGCTGGCGTGGTCATCGCCACTGCCAGCCTGGACGGGATGACCGTGCGCTCGGTTTTTGTCTTGCCGGAGTATCAAGGCCATGGCGCGGGTTTGGCGCTGATGGCGCAAATAGAAACGCTGGCGCTGCAGCGCTCGATTCGCAAATTGAGTGTACCGTCCTCGATTACCGCCGAAGGCTTTTATAAGCGTCTGGGCTACGCAACGATTCGTGAAGTGTACGAGGGCGCCGAAAAAATAATCGTCATGACCAAGGCGCTTGATCCCTGA
- the cueR gene encoding Cu(I)-responsive transcriptional regulator, producing the protein MNIGQAAKKTGLSAKMIRYYESIDLLPEAGRSDSGYRIYSSQDLHRLTFIKRSRDLGFSLAEAAKLLTLWQDRDRASADVKKLAGEHIEELNRKIVELTGLRNTLQELSDHCHGDQRPDCPIIKALEPSTNGGHP; encoded by the coding sequence GTGAATATTGGCCAAGCAGCGAAAAAGACCGGGCTTAGCGCGAAGATGATTCGTTATTACGAGTCAATCGACTTGCTGCCAGAGGCTGGGCGTAGCGACAGTGGCTATCGGATTTACAGCTCACAGGACCTGCACCGCCTGACGTTTATCAAACGCTCAAGAGACTTGGGTTTTTCTCTGGCAGAGGCCGCCAAGCTCCTGACCTTGTGGCAAGACCGTGACCGCGCCAGCGCTGATGTGAAGAAGCTGGCTGGCGAGCATATTGAGGAGCTCAATCGCAAAATCGTTGAGCTGACGGGCCTGCGCAACACACTGCAAGAGCTGAGCGATCACTGCCACGGCGATCAACGACCAGACTGCCCAATCATCAAGGCGCTGGAGCCGAGCACAAACGGGGGCCATCCGTAG